The Streptomyces sp. CC0208 genome window below encodes:
- the yicI gene encoding alpha-xylosidase, with protein sequence MKFTDGYWLLREGVTAAHPAQVHEVSASDGRLDILAPTQPIRRRGDLLKGPVVTISAHAPIPDVIGVTFTHFEGEQPQGPAFEVRTEDFTAHTEYDEEHATLTSGALSVRVARTDTWRVDFLADGRLLTGSGPKGMGIMRDASGAHYLREQLGLGVGTSVYGLGERFGPLVKNGQVVDIWNADGGTATEQAYKNVPFYLTDAGYGVFVDHPGKVSFEVGSEAVSRVQFSAETQELTYYVIYGPSPKEIIRKYTALTGRPALPPAWSFGLWLSTSFTTSYDEETVTSFIDGMKDRELPLSVFHFDCFWMREFNWCDFQWDPRVFPDPEGMLARLHARGLRVSAWINPYIAQRSPLFAEGKALGHLLRRPDGSVWQWDLWQPGMALVDFTSPAARDWYASKLEALLAQGVDCFKTDFGERVPLDVEWSDGSDPERMHNYYSYLYNKTVFDVLRKHRGEQEAVVFARSATAGSQQFPVHWGGDCEATYESMAESLRGGLSLGLSGFGFWSHDIGGFEGTPTPSLFKRWLAFGLLSSHSRLHGSSSYRVPWLFDEESVDVLRHFTRLKLKLMPYLYEAARAAHAEGVPVMRAMVLEFPDDPGCAHLERQYMFGPDLLVAPVFDDEGEVSYYVPEGTWTHFVTGETVTGPRWVREKHDFLSVPLLVRPGAVLPVGAVDDRPDYDHADGVTLRAYGLGRGEQVTVRVGEVAFTVVREGDTLRASCSDPSAPWALAAGARETRARAGTGFLSLELG encoded by the coding sequence ATGAAGTTCACCGACGGCTACTGGCTGTTGCGAGAGGGCGTGACCGCGGCCCATCCGGCCCAGGTTCACGAGGTCAGCGCGTCGGACGGCCGGCTGGACATCCTCGCGCCGACCCAGCCCATCCGCCGCCGCGGCGACCTGTTGAAGGGACCGGTCGTGACGATCAGCGCCCACGCCCCGATACCCGACGTCATCGGAGTCACCTTCACCCACTTCGAGGGCGAGCAGCCGCAGGGCCCCGCGTTCGAGGTCCGCACGGAGGACTTCACCGCGCACACGGAGTACGACGAGGAGCACGCCACCCTCACCTCCGGCGCGCTGTCGGTCCGGGTGGCCCGCACGGACACCTGGCGGGTCGACTTCCTCGCGGACGGCCGGCTGCTGACCGGCAGCGGCCCCAAGGGCATGGGCATCATGCGGGACGCGTCGGGCGCCCACTACCTGCGCGAGCAGCTCGGCCTCGGCGTGGGCACCTCTGTCTACGGCCTCGGCGAGCGCTTCGGGCCGCTGGTCAAGAACGGCCAGGTCGTCGACATCTGGAACGCCGACGGCGGCACGGCCACCGAACAGGCCTACAAGAACGTCCCGTTCTACCTCACCGACGCGGGCTACGGCGTCTTCGTCGACCACCCCGGCAAGGTCTCCTTCGAGGTCGGCTCGGAAGCGGTGTCACGGGTCCAGTTCAGCGCCGAGACTCAGGAGTTGACGTACTACGTCATCTACGGCCCGAGTCCGAAGGAGATCATCCGCAAGTACACGGCCCTCACCGGCCGCCCGGCCCTCCCGCCCGCCTGGTCCTTCGGCCTGTGGCTGTCGACGTCCTTCACGACGTCGTACGACGAGGAGACGGTGACGTCGTTCATCGACGGCATGAAGGACCGCGAACTGCCCCTCTCCGTCTTCCACTTCGACTGCTTCTGGATGCGCGAGTTCAACTGGTGCGACTTCCAGTGGGACCCACGGGTCTTCCCCGACCCGGAAGGCATGCTCGCCCGGCTGCACGCGCGGGGCCTGAGGGTCTCCGCGTGGATCAACCCGTACATCGCCCAGCGGTCCCCCCTGTTCGCGGAGGGCAAGGCGCTCGGCCATCTCCTCCGGCGTCCCGACGGCAGCGTCTGGCAGTGGGACCTGTGGCAGCCCGGCATGGCTCTGGTCGACTTCACCAGCCCGGCCGCCCGCGACTGGTACGCGTCCAAGCTGGAGGCGCTGCTCGCGCAGGGCGTGGACTGCTTCAAGACCGACTTCGGCGAGCGGGTACCGCTGGACGTGGAGTGGTCCGACGGCTCCGACCCGGAGCGGATGCACAACTACTACTCCTACCTCTACAACAAGACCGTCTTCGACGTGCTGCGCAAGCACCGCGGCGAACAGGAGGCGGTCGTCTTCGCCCGCTCGGCGACCGCGGGCAGCCAGCAGTTCCCGGTGCACTGGGGCGGCGACTGCGAGGCGACCTACGAGTCGATGGCCGAGTCCCTGCGCGGAGGCCTGTCCCTGGGCCTGTCCGGCTTCGGCTTCTGGAGCCACGACATCGGCGGCTTCGAGGGCACCCCGACACCTTCCCTGTTCAAAAGGTGGCTGGCCTTCGGACTCCTCTCCTCCCACAGCCGCCTGCACGGCAGTTCCTCCTACCGGGTGCCGTGGCTGTTCGACGAGGAGTCCGTCGACGTACTGCGGCACTTCACCCGCCTCAAGCTGAAGCTCATGCCGTATCTCTACGAGGCCGCGCGCGCCGCCCACGCCGAGGGCGTGCCGGTGATGCGGGCGATGGTCCTGGAGTTCCCGGACGATCCCGGGTGCGCACACCTGGAGCGGCAGTACATGTTCGGCCCCGACCTGCTGGTGGCGCCGGTGTTCGACGACGAGGGCGAGGTCTCCTACTACGTCCCCGAGGGCACCTGGACCCACTTCGTGACCGGCGAGACGGTCACCGGACCGCGCTGGGTGCGCGAGAAGCACGACTTCCTGAGCGTGCCGCTGCTGGTCAGGCCGGGCGCGGTGCTCCCGGTCGGCGCGGTGGACGACCGGCCCGACTACGACCACGCCGACGGGGTGACCCTGCGGGCGTACGGCCTCGGGCGGGGCGAGCAGGTCACGGTACGGGTGGGCGAGGTCGCCTTCACCGTCGTACGCGAAGGGGACACGCTGCGGGCGTCCTGCTCCGACCCCTCGGCGCCCTGGGCGCTGGCCGCGGGTGCCCGGGAGACGCGGGCGCGGGCCGGAACCGGCTTTCTCTCCCTGGAGCTGGGCTGA